A single bacterium DNA region contains:
- a CDS encoding DUF349 domain-containing protein gives IDEAFARKSSEREKASTALNAHDQRVLEASQAVDAASASGDAQQIRTAMAALEAALRGQAEAAAEPARGGSNAVATPAEAGATDVKAEEPLMAPAADGSAPADAEGEVSAAEAPAPAKPAAPPKKIVAVRGDDRPGMKKTEPAGRDDRRGAPGRDSRDARGGFGGRGDGRDARDGRGGERFDREPRGPRLGDAAFRAQRQAIEHAEAALRKLAAQAHGEVLTQLLTAWEQRDASQLPTAQALGSRVNAATRSAWSQSLNGGAPAAVPADALLRLEMAAEVPTPAELLDARRMLQLQLLTRRHEAAPADTWAQDVSRVLAGDFDAGAARRLQNALKVLLKR, from the coding sequence CATTGACGAAGCCTTTGCCCGCAAGAGCAGCGAGCGCGAGAAGGCGTCCACGGCACTCAATGCCCACGACCAGCGCGTGCTGGAGGCGTCGCAAGCGGTGGATGCCGCCAGCGCGAGCGGCGACGCCCAGCAGATTCGCACCGCCATGGCGGCGCTGGAAGCCGCCTTGCGTGGTCAGGCGGAGGCAGCGGCTGAACCTGCTCGTGGCGGGTCGAATGCCGTTGCCACGCCTGCCGAGGCCGGCGCCACGGACGTGAAGGCAGAAGAACCACTGATGGCACCGGCAGCAGATGGTTCTGCGCCGGCCGATGCCGAGGGCGAAGTCTCCGCGGCGGAGGCCCCGGCACCCGCCAAGCCTGCCGCCCCGCCCAAGAAGATCGTGGCGGTGCGTGGCGACGACCGGCCGGGCATGAAAAAGACCGAACCCGCCGGACGTGATGACCGACGGGGGGCTCCGGGCCGCGACAGCCGTGATGCACGGGGTGGTTTTGGCGGCCGTGGGGACGGGCGAGATGCCCGCGACGGGCGCGGCGGCGAACGGTTTGACCGCGAGCCGCGGGGCCCGCGCCTGGGGGATGCCGCTTTCCGTGCCCAGCGTCAGGCGATCGAACACGCCGAAGCGGCGCTTCGCAAGCTCGCGGCGCAGGCGCACGGCGAGGTGTTGACCCAGCTGCTGACCGCCTGGGAACAGCGCGACGCATCGCAGTTGCCGACGGCGCAGGCGCTGGGTTCGCGGGTCAACGCGGCAACCCGCAGCGCGTGGTCCCAGAGCCTGAACGGGGGGGCACCCGCCGCGGTGCCTGCCGATGCCTTGCTGCGCCTGGAGATGGCGGCCGAAGTGCCCACGCCGGCCGAACTGCTGGATGCCCGCCGCATGCTGCAACTGCAGTTGCTCACGCGCCGCCACGAAGCCGCGCCGGCCGATACCTGGGCCCAGGATGTGTCCCGCGTGCTGGCCGGTGATTTTGACGCTGGCGCTGCGCGCCGCCTGCAGAACGCGCTCAAGGTCCTTCTCAAGCGTTGA
- a CDS encoding zinc-dependent peptidase, translated as TPDGAPAMTQGLWGSAHSAQARQHWRRTMTEAYTQFREALTLAERFGGERPWLDSYAAKDPAEFFAVTCEAYFVNRERFALECPTLLPLYDGFFRAHPP; from the coding sequence ACCCCGGATGGCGCACCCGCGATGACCCAGGGCTTGTGGGGTTCGGCCCATTCGGCCCAGGCCAGACAACACTGGCGCCGGACCATGACCGAGGCCTACACACAGTTTCGAGAAGCGCTGACCCTCGCTGAACGTTTTGGCGGTGAACGCCCCTGGCTGGACAGTTATGCCGCCAAGGACCCGGCCGAGTTCTTCGCGGTGACCTGCGAGGCCTACTTCGTCAACCGCGAGCGCTTCGCCCTCGAATGCCCGACCCTGCTACCGCTGTACGACGGGTTCTTCCGGGCCCACCCGCCGTAA